A single window of Thalassomonas viridans DNA harbors:
- a CDS encoding efflux RND transporter periplasmic adaptor subunit, which produces MTRKKQIIIPIGILLAGVGLMVGLSGMKKPPEEKPEVDSTPIVAVENIQVAPLTLEVASYGIVQPKYETELVAQVSGQVVELSEAFLRGGQVKKGQLLVRIDPSDYEADLIDAQATMASARSALETERAQGKVAEQEWRRITDTSPTELSLRKPQLAQELARVKAAQAAVLRAKRNLERTEIRAPYDAMIDSRNVGLGSFVGVGTQIGKVLGTDTAEVRLPVADNQLQFLTDQGVHAQVILNGVFAGEKRQWTAEIARSEGVVDNKSRMSYLVAEINDPYALSSEAKPLRFGAYVNASIQGIAIDHAAIVPRYLVNDNRVAILDNDSRLRYMELDIVRQDGANVIVSNGLNQGDRLIVSALDFPVDGMKLALGSEAEESEGESQPAADESATQIASVED; this is translated from the coding sequence GTGACACGAAAAAAACAGATTATAATACCCATAGGCATTTTACTTGCCGGTGTCGGCCTGATGGTTGGCTTGTCCGGTATGAAGAAGCCACCGGAAGAAAAACCCGAAGTGGACTCAACCCCGATTGTCGCCGTTGAAAATATCCAGGTTGCTCCCCTTACTCTGGAGGTGGCATCTTACGGCATAGTACAGCCAAAATATGAAACCGAGCTGGTGGCCCAGGTGAGCGGCCAGGTGGTGGAACTTTCCGAGGCATTTTTACGCGGCGGCCAGGTGAAGAAAGGCCAGTTGCTGGTACGCATAGATCCCAGTGATTATGAGGCGGACCTGATCGACGCTCAGGCTACTATGGCTTCTGCCCGCTCGGCACTGGAAACCGAACGGGCGCAGGGGAAAGTGGCAGAGCAGGAATGGAGACGTATCACAGATACTTCGCCAACCGAGCTGAGTTTACGTAAGCCTCAGCTGGCCCAGGAGCTTGCCCGGGTGAAAGCGGCACAGGCGGCCGTACTCAGGGCAAAGCGTAATTTAGAGCGTACCGAAATCCGTGCGCCTTATGATGCCATGATCGACAGCCGCAATGTCGGCCTGGGATCTTTTGTCGGTGTCGGCACCCAGATAGGTAAAGTGCTGGGTACGGATACCGCCGAAGTGCGTTTACCGGTTGCCGATAATCAATTGCAGTTTTTGACCGATCAGGGGGTGCATGCCCAGGTGATCTTAAACGGGGTGTTTGCCGGGGAAAAAAGGCAGTGGACGGCAGAAATCGCCCGCAGCGAAGGTGTGGTGGACAACAAGAGCCGCATGAGTTACCTGGTGGCAGAAATTAACGACCCTTATGCCTTGAGCAGTGAGGCCAAGCCGTTGCGTTTTGGCGCCTATGTTAACGCCAGTATCCAGGGGATAGCAATTGACCATGCCGCCATTGTGCCCCGTTACCTGGTCAATGATAACCGGGTGGCGATTCTGGATAACGATTCCCGGTTGCGCTATATGGAGCTGGATATCGTACGCCAGGACGGCGCCAATGTTATTGTTTCGAACGGCCTTAATCAGGGGGATCGCCTGATAGTGTCGGCACTGGATTTCCCGGTTGACGGCATGAAACTGGCCCTTGGCAGTGAAGCAGAGGAAAGCGAGGGCGAGTCTCAGCCGGCGGCAGATGAGTCTGCTACGCAAATCGCCAGTGTTGAGGACTAA
- a CDS encoding ISAs1 family transposase, producing MTETTISQVFSDLTDPRVTRTQRHPLVNILTISICAIICGCDDFCAIEEYGKSKQDWFSEFLDLSHGIPSHDTFGDVLNRLNPKEFGEAFIRWVSQLGHLNDDIVAIDGKVMRSTLDKASGNPAIHIVSAWSVKNNLCFGQVKVADKSNEITAIPILLKLLDIKGATITTDAMGCQYKIGDQIVDKEANYLLALKGNQGEFHDDVKFFLETQLAKHFSTVEHSVHKTVDGEHGRVEQRDIWLTTDVDWLIERHPKWNTVKAIAVVDSTRESGGKVSREKRYYITSHADKSAEFLAMAIRSHWHVENKLHWQLDVSFNEDQNRLRSGHAAENIALMNKVALNLLKNELSAKVGVKNKRLKAGWDNNYMMKVLTVGFKAV from the coding sequence ATGACAGAGACGACTATCAGCCAAGTATTTAGTGATCTAACCGACCCTCGTGTAACTCGAACTCAGCGCCACCCCCTGGTTAATATATTAACCATTTCAATATGCGCCATTATCTGTGGGTGCGATGATTTCTGCGCAATTGAAGAATATGGCAAATCTAAGCAAGATTGGTTTAGTGAATTTTTAGATTTATCTCATGGCATTCCAAGCCATGATACCTTCGGTGATGTATTAAACCGATTAAATCCCAAAGAATTTGGTGAGGCATTCATCCGTTGGGTTAGCCAGTTAGGTCACTTAAATGATGATATTGTCGCCATTGACGGTAAAGTGATGCGCAGTACGCTTGATAAAGCTTCTGGTAACCCTGCAATACATATAGTCAGTGCTTGGTCTGTAAAGAATAATCTCTGTTTTGGTCAGGTTAAAGTTGCAGATAAGTCTAATGAAATTACAGCCATCCCAATCTTGTTAAAGCTATTAGATATTAAAGGGGCAACCATCACAACAGATGCCATGGGTTGCCAGTATAAAATTGGTGACCAAATAGTTGATAAAGAGGCGAATTATTTATTGGCACTTAAGGGGAACCAAGGGGAATTTCATGATGACGTGAAGTTTTTCTTAGAAACTCAGTTAGCTAAGCACTTCAGCACAGTAGAACATAGCGTTCATAAAACAGTGGATGGTGAGCACGGTCGTGTTGAACAGCGGGATATTTGGTTAACAACAGATGTGGACTGGCTTATAGAGCGCCATCCTAAATGGAATACCGTCAAAGCGATAGCTGTGGTGGATTCAACGAGGGAAAGTGGTGGCAAGGTATCGAGAGAGAAACGCTATTACATAACGAGCCATGCAGATAAAAGTGCCGAATTTTTGGCAATGGCGATACGTAGTCATTGGCACGTTGAGAATAAGCTGCATTGGCAATTGGATGTTAGCTTTAACGAAGACCAAAATCGGCTTCGTAGCGGACATGCTGCTGAAAATATAGCATTGATGAATAAAGTAGCGCTTAACCTACTTAAAAATGAGCTCAGTGCCAAAGTTGGCGTAAAAAATAAGCGTCTAAAGGCCGGTTGGGATAATAATTATATGATGAAAGTATTAACCGTTGGATTTAAAGCTGTATGA
- a CDS encoding TerB family tellurite resistance protein: MLTKITMFFQSLSDESASDNETAISLEIACAVLLCEVMRADGHFAPQEQAHISDILIKQFQLTQAEVDEIIDQAIKLSEHATDFYQFTSKINQHYALEQRIDMVCLLWQLAYADGELAAIEEHIIRKIADLLYLNHQEYIQAKLKARESS, translated from the coding sequence ATGCTGACCAAAATAACCATGTTTTTTCAGTCTTTAAGTGACGAGTCTGCATCAGACAATGAGACGGCAATCTCCCTGGAAATTGCCTGTGCCGTACTGTTGTGCGAAGTGATGCGCGCAGACGGACATTTTGCGCCGCAAGAACAGGCGCACATCAGCGACATATTAATCAAGCAATTCCAGCTGACCCAGGCAGAAGTGGATGAAATAATCGACCAGGCCATCAAACTGAGTGAACATGCCACAGATTTTTACCAGTTTACCTCAAAGATTAACCAGCACTACGCCCTTGAGCAGCGCATCGACATGGTGTGTCTGTTATGGCAACTTGCCTATGCCGACGGAGAGCTTGCCGCCATCGAAGAACATATTATCCGCAAAATTGCCGATCTGCTGTATTTAAACCACCAGGAATATATCCAGGCGAAACTCAAAGCCAGGGAAAGCAGCTAA
- a CDS encoding S1 RNA-binding domain-containing protein, with the protein MATIGKFNTLPVIALTDNGAYLDAGELGEILLPNRYLPENCQLDDQLEVFIYLDSADRLVATTDSPLAQVDEFASLKVVQVNKMGAFLDWGLPKDLLVPFNQQHKRMEVGKYYLVRIFLDQRTERLVASSKLDKFLDIWPAEYQQGEEVNLTIGGKTDLGFKAIINNSHWGLLYDNEIFQPLRTGKKLTGYIKQLREDGRIDLILTRGGKGKVIDFSDKLLAYLADNNGYAPLHDKSSPEQIKKALGVSKKTFKATVGNLMKKGKITIEAQGIRLK; encoded by the coding sequence ATGGCAACTATTGGCAAATTCAACACCCTTCCCGTTATCGCCCTGACAGATAACGGCGCTTATCTCGACGCCGGTGAGCTTGGAGAAATCCTGCTGCCGAACCGTTACCTTCCCGAAAACTGCCAGCTTGATGACCAACTGGAAGTGTTTATTTACCTTGATTCCGCCGATCGTCTGGTGGCGACAACCGACAGTCCGCTGGCCCAAGTGGATGAGTTTGCCTCCCTGAAAGTGGTCCAGGTCAATAAAATGGGCGCCTTTTTAGACTGGGGACTGCCAAAAGACTTGCTGGTGCCTTTCAACCAGCAGCATAAAAGAATGGAAGTTGGCAAGTATTACCTGGTAAGGATTTTCCTCGACCAGAGAACCGAACGCCTGGTGGCTTCCAGCAAGCTGGATAAGTTTCTCGATATCTGGCCGGCAGAATATCAGCAGGGGGAAGAGGTTAACCTGACCATAGGCGGCAAAACCGATTTAGGCTTTAAGGCCATCATCAACAACAGCCACTGGGGCCTGCTGTATGACAACGAAATTTTCCAACCGCTACGTACCGGAAAAAAACTTACCGGCTATATCAAACAACTGCGGGAAGACGGCCGTATCGACCTGATTTTAACCCGCGGCGGCAAAGGTAAAGTAATCGATTTTAGTGATAAATTACTAGCCTACCTGGCCGACAATAACGGTTACGCCCCCCTGCACGACAAGAGCTCGCCGGAGCAGATCAAAAAGGCTCTTGGAGTCAGCAAAAAAACCTTTAAGGCCACTGTCGGTAACCTGATGAAAAAGGGAAAAATCACCATAGAAGCCCAGGGCATACGTTTAAAATAA
- a CDS encoding TonB-dependent receptor gives MQNKQLLMACSLAASLSFPVWAEKITGQVVDHKGQAVAGAKITLKGDANAELYVTTDSSGAFTLDQVKPGAVQLTVEAKNYAATQKSLQLSNRDVADLQLVLSPSSIEVIQVQASPFNATSINSALPVNVLSSDELRIKQASTLGETLKNEVGVHSTYFGPVSSSPIIRGLDGPRVLVTQNGLDVGDASRVGPDHVVASETSTATQVEVLRGPATLFYGSGAIGGVVNVVDNRVPKSTDTAAEWLLEHNTVADENLASLSLDSGKDNIAVHLDGFWRESNDYEIAGQAEAAGEEHDEHEEHEEGEEHEEHEEHGESGKLANSASKSSGFTIGSSYLFDNGYLGFSYGELNREYGVPGHSHGGHEDEHEDDHEEHEGEEHEEHEGEEHEEAEAEDVYADMEQKRYQLLTELTFDQNFIQRLQGKLAYTDYQHQEIENGEVGTQFENESLEGRIDLYHQHFDGWQGAWTFHYKDSDFSAMGEEAFTPASTTKSKAIAWLEEKRFGDFLLQLGARYEHVTISADSLTLEGHEHEGEVEPDEEIHFDKQSFDPVSASVGGVWDFAPGYNLGMSLAYSQRAPSAAELFSYGPHIGTNTFEVGALFSLHDEGDGEFHPHLAESEGDLETSYNLDLTVRKYRGDFSYVLSVFYNHVEDYYYQHTTGLFFSEDHGHEDDEHEGDDHEGDEHEDEGLPVLVYRQADVDMYGAEIDVSYQLTPQVKTSVFADFVRGKLSDGGNLPRIPPTRIGSQFNYQGQDFDAELSASYYFKQDKLAVNETDTSGYLMLDANFNYYLEGFGNDAVLYLKGQNLTDKNARVHSSFLKDVAPLPGRGISIGIRGSF, from the coding sequence ATGCAAAACAAACAACTTTTGATGGCATGCTCGCTGGCAGCATCGCTGTCTTTTCCTGTCTGGGCTGAAAAAATTACCGGCCAGGTGGTCGATCACAAGGGACAAGCGGTAGCCGGAGCAAAAATTACCCTTAAGGGCGATGCCAATGCCGAGCTTTACGTGACCACGGACAGCTCGGGGGCGTTTACCCTGGATCAGGTGAAACCCGGCGCGGTACAACTGACGGTTGAAGCTAAAAACTATGCCGCAACGCAAAAGTCGCTGCAGCTTAGTAACCGGGATGTGGCAGATTTACAACTGGTGCTTAGCCCGTCGTCGATAGAAGTGATTCAAGTGCAGGCCAGCCCTTTTAACGCCACCAGCATCAACTCTGCCCTGCCTGTGAACGTGCTTTCCAGTGACGAATTAAGGATCAAACAGGCTTCTACCCTGGGAGAGACCCTGAAAAACGAAGTTGGTGTACATTCTACTTATTTCGGCCCTGTCTCCAGTAGCCCCATTATCCGAGGACTGGACGGCCCGCGTGTTTTAGTGACGCAAAATGGTTTGGATGTCGGCGATGCTTCCCGGGTTGGTCCGGATCACGTAGTAGCGTCGGAAACCAGTACCGCTACCCAGGTTGAAGTTTTGCGCGGCCCCGCCACCCTGTTTTACGGCAGCGGCGCCATAGGTGGCGTGGTGAATGTCGTCGACAACCGGGTGCCGAAGTCAACGGACACGGCGGCAGAATGGCTGCTGGAGCACAATACGGTCGCGGATGAAAACCTGGCTTCCCTGAGCCTGGATTCCGGCAAAGACAATATCGCGGTGCATCTGGACGGCTTCTGGCGTGAATCCAACGATTATGAAATTGCCGGCCAGGCGGAAGCGGCAGGCGAGGAACATGACGAGCATGAAGAGCACGAGGAAGGTGAAGAACACGAGGAGCATGAAGAACACGGTGAAAGCGGTAAGCTTGCCAACAGTGCTTCTAAATCTTCCGGTTTCACCATAGGCAGCAGCTATTTGTTTGATAATGGCTACCTGGGATTCTCCTACGGCGAACTGAACCGGGAATACGGTGTGCCCGGCCATAGCCATGGCGGACATGAAGACGAGCATGAAGACGATCATGAAGAGCATGAAGGTGAAGAACACGAGGAGCATGAAGGCGAAGAGCATGAAGAGGCTGAGGCTGAAGATGTTTACGCCGACATGGAGCAAAAGCGTTACCAGCTGCTTACTGAGCTGACTTTTGACCAGAACTTTATCCAGCGTTTGCAGGGCAAGCTGGCTTATACCGATTACCAGCACCAGGAAATCGAAAACGGTGAGGTAGGCACCCAGTTTGAGAACGAAAGCCTGGAAGGCCGGATAGACCTTTATCATCAGCATTTTGACGGCTGGCAGGGGGCCTGGACTTTCCACTATAAAGATTCCGACTTTTCCGCCATGGGGGAAGAAGCTTTCACCCCGGCATCCACCACTAAGTCCAAGGCGATTGCCTGGCTGGAAGAAAAGCGCTTCGGTGACTTTTTACTGCAGCTGGGGGCGCGCTATGAACATGTAACTATCTCGGCAGACTCCCTGACGCTGGAAGGCCATGAGCATGAAGGCGAGGTGGAACCGGACGAAGAGATACATTTTGACAAGCAGAGCTTTGATCCGGTAAGCGCATCCGTGGGCGGTGTCTGGGATTTTGCTCCGGGTTATAATTTGGGTATGTCCCTGGCCTATTCACAACGGGCGCCTTCGGCGGCGGAGCTGTTTTCTTACGGTCCCCATATCGGCACCAATACTTTTGAAGTGGGGGCGCTATTTTCCCTGCATGATGAAGGTGACGGTGAATTCCATCCCCACCTGGCAGAGAGCGAAGGGGATCTGGAAACTTCATATAACCTGGATCTGACGGTGAGAAAGTACCGGGGCGACTTCAGCTACGTCTTAAGCGTCTTCTATAACCATGTAGAGGATTACTATTACCAGCACACCACAGGTTTGTTCTTTAGCGAAGATCACGGTCATGAAGACGATGAGCATGAAGGTGATGATCACGAAGGCGATGAGCATGAAGACGAAGGTTTGCCTGTGCTGGTTTACCGCCAGGCGGATGTTGATATGTATGGTGCGGAAATTGATGTCAGCTACCAGCTGACCCCGCAGGTAAAAACCAGTGTTTTTGCCGACTTTGTCCGTGGTAAACTTAGCGACGGCGGCAACCTGCCGCGCATTCCGCCGACACGTATCGGCAGCCAGTTCAATTATCAGGGACAAGACTTTGATGCCGAGCTTAGCGCCAGTTATTACTTTAAACAGGACAAGCTGGCAGTTAATGAAACCGATACTTCCGGTTACCTGATGCTGGATGCCAACTTCAATTATTACCTGGAAGGTTTTGGCAACGATGCCGTGCTGTACCTGAAAGGACAAAACCTGACCGACAAAAATGCCCGGGTGCATTCATCTTTCCTTAAAGATGTGGCGCCGCTTCCGGGACGCGGTATCAGCATAGGTATACGCGGTAGCTTTTAA
- a CDS encoding succinylglutamate desuccinylase/aspartoacylase family protein yields MMNHIKKNVLVKEVLHMGEMASGAALTVPVYRFKGQGAGPGVYIQANMHGAEVQGNAVIYQLLELLQGLDLQGDITLVPYANPVGCNHKNGEYTLGRFDPITGVNWNRMYHFNEQQIPDFVRQYQTSSPEVIEQAFRELLLADIADKLEHNIFGLTTGQRIAYQLQKMAHKADLVLDLHTGPISSKHLYCPEYALDSARYFDIPHTIVIPNVFDGAMDEATFCPWWTLQQAFSARGRELDFAKESFTVELGSQEQIDLDVAYQDALGILSYLQHKGVIAGADFTPQAMTRYACYLKDYKAFYAPMGGMVDYLAPFGEPLSAGEPIARILRMDNYGDGDALHYLSLDRPVIPILHFASASVNQGTELYKVFSEYFQL; encoded by the coding sequence ATGATGAATCACATCAAGAAAAATGTTCTGGTCAAAGAAGTCCTGCATATGGGGGAGATGGCAAGCGGCGCTGCCCTGACCGTACCTGTATACAGGTTTAAAGGGCAGGGCGCCGGTCCCGGCGTTTATATCCAGGCGAACATGCATGGCGCCGAAGTGCAGGGCAATGCCGTGATCTACCAGCTGCTGGAGTTGCTGCAGGGGCTGGATTTGCAGGGAGATATTACTTTAGTGCCCTACGCCAACCCTGTGGGCTGCAACCATAAAAACGGCGAATATACCCTGGGACGCTTTGATCCTATAACCGGGGTCAACTGGAACCGTATGTACCATTTCAATGAACAGCAGATCCCGGATTTTGTCCGCCAATACCAGACCAGTTCCCCGGAGGTGATCGAACAGGCTTTTCGGGAGTTGCTGCTGGCGGATATCGCCGATAAGCTGGAGCACAATATCTTCGGTTTGACCACAGGGCAGCGTATTGCCTACCAGCTGCAAAAAATGGCCCATAAGGCGGACCTGGTGCTGGATCTGCATACCGGCCCCATCTCCAGCAAGCATTTATATTGCCCTGAATATGCCCTCGACAGCGCCCGTTATTTCGATATTCCCCATACCATAGTTATTCCCAATGTTTTTGACGGCGCCATGGACGAAGCGACTTTCTGTCCCTGGTGGACGTTGCAGCAGGCTTTTAGCGCCCGGGGGCGGGAGCTGGATTTTGCCAAGGAAAGTTTTACCGTGGAACTGGGCTCCCAGGAGCAGATAGATCTGGATGTGGCCTACCAGGATGCCCTGGGGATTTTAAGTTACCTGCAACACAAAGGCGTGATTGCCGGCGCTGACTTTACCCCGCAGGCCATGACGCGCTACGCCTGTTACCTGAAAGACTATAAGGCGTTTTATGCGCCTATGGGGGGTATGGTGGATTATCTGGCGCCTTTTGGCGAACCTTTGTCTGCCGGAGAGCCGATCGCGAGAATCTTGCGCATGGACAATTATGGTGACGGCGATGCCCTGCATTATCTATCCCTGGATCGCCCGGTGATCCCTATTTTGCATTTTGCTTCCGCCAGCGTGAACCAGGGCACCGAGCTGTACAAAGTTTTCAGTGAATATTTCCAGTTGTAG
- a CDS encoding PLP-dependent decarboxylase, with amino-acid sequence MKNSPLWFDEEIRPLLQGHHSGDPHENGYFVYHLDALKAHLARLQQQDVVKLWFAVKANPLSRVIRTFADAGFNFDVASSGELAQVLSQGVEPAQVLNTGPAKSKKQLAAFLAQGVNTFVIESLNQLHWLNEAALAQEVRPQVLLRVQLQWPEGEKNPLGGNEVTPFGLSVHQWCAVKVADFPALDICGLHIFQWGNMLSNEQMFALWSQMASPLLALAQEIGMDLKILDLGGGLGIDYLQQGRELNWQQALEDLARIKQQAGVEDLWLELGRYAVAGYGYYLAPVVDRKCNFDRQQLVLAGGINHLLRPAITGQAFPVTLLRQSQQALIPFDIHGPLCTSMDKLGQLPLPGDVGVADQLVFGYCGAYGFTESMPFFLCHQIAAEYVYEQGTLQQVRPAEPATWYMR; translated from the coding sequence ATGAAAAACTCCCCCCTCTGGTTTGATGAAGAAATCAGGCCGTTATTGCAAGGGCATCACAGCGGCGATCCCCATGAAAATGGCTATTTCGTTTACCACCTGGATGCCCTGAAAGCGCATCTGGCCAGGCTGCAGCAGCAGGATGTGGTCAAACTCTGGTTTGCGGTTAAGGCCAATCCGCTGTCGCGGGTGATCCGCACCTTTGCCGATGCGGGCTTTAATTTTGACGTGGCCAGCAGCGGCGAGCTGGCGCAGGTTTTATCCCAGGGGGTGGAACCCGCCCAGGTGCTCAATACCGGGCCGGCGAAATCGAAAAAGCAATTGGCGGCTTTTCTGGCCCAGGGAGTGAATACCTTTGTCATTGAAAGCCTCAACCAGCTGCATTGGCTCAATGAAGCGGCGCTGGCGCAGGAAGTGCGTCCTCAGGTTTTGCTGCGGGTGCAGCTGCAGTGGCCTGAAGGGGAAAAAAATCCTCTGGGTGGCAACGAGGTAACGCCTTTTGGTTTGTCGGTGCACCAGTGGTGCGCCGTTAAGGTGGCTGATTTTCCCGCCCTGGATATCTGCGGCCTGCATATCTTCCAATGGGGCAATATGCTCAGCAATGAGCAGATGTTTGCCTTATGGTCGCAAATGGCGTCGCCGCTGCTGGCGCTGGCCCAGGAGATCGGCATGGACTTGAAAATCCTGGATCTCGGCGGCGGCCTGGGCATCGATTACCTGCAGCAGGGGCGGGAACTAAACTGGCAACAGGCACTGGAGGATCTGGCCCGGATTAAACAGCAGGCCGGGGTTGAAGACTTGTGGCTGGAGCTGGGACGTTATGCCGTGGCCGGGTACGGCTATTACCTGGCGCCCGTAGTGGATCGCAAGTGCAACTTTGACCGGCAGCAGCTGGTGCTGGCGGGCGGTATCAACCACCTGCTGCGCCCGGCGATCACCGGCCAGGCATTTCCGGTAACCTTATTGCGCCAGTCGCAGCAGGCGCTTATCCCCTTTGATATTCACGGCCCGTTATGCACCAGCATGGACAAGCTGGGGCAGCTGCCTTTACCCGGTGATGTCGGTGTTGCCGATCAGCTGGTGTTCGGTTATTGCGGCGCTTACGGCTTTACCGAGAGCATGCCGTTTTTTCTCTGCCACCAAATCGCCGCGGAATATGTTTATGAGCAGGGGACATTGCAGCAGGTGCGCCCTGCCGAGCCGGCCACCTGGTATATGAGGTAA
- a CDS encoding 2,3,4,5-tetrahydropyridine-2,6-dicarboxylate N-succinyltransferase — MNWQQTIAALETGSVRSAYRDETGNWQANVDAKQAILAAFKAGENTEFNGVYPGFVDKDNLPPRQFKVEDKVRLVPGGSSVRRGAYVAPGVIIMPPAYINIGAFVDSGTMVDSHALIGSCAQVGKNVHVSAAVQIGGVLEPVGAKPVIIEDDVFLGAGVVIVEGIVVKKGAVIAPGVSLSASVPVYDCVNQQMLEKGAAIPERAVVVPGTRPVKGDWGNELGLTMACALIVKYRDEKSDASLTLESVLR, encoded by the coding sequence ATGAATTGGCAACAAACCATAGCGGCATTGGAAACCGGATCTGTGAGGTCCGCCTACCGGGACGAAACCGGCAACTGGCAGGCAAATGTCGACGCCAAGCAGGCCATTTTGGCGGCATTTAAAGCGGGAGAAAACACCGAATTTAACGGCGTCTATCCGGGCTTTGTCGATAAGGACAACCTGCCCCCCAGGCAGTTCAAGGTCGAGGACAAGGTGCGTTTAGTGCCGGGAGGCTCTTCCGTAAGGCGCGGCGCTTATGTTGCTCCCGGGGTCATCATTATGCCGCCGGCTTATATCAATATCGGCGCTTTTGTCGACAGCGGCACTATGGTGGACAGCCATGCCCTGATCGGCTCCTGTGCCCAGGTGGGGAAAAATGTCCATGTCTCGGCGGCGGTGCAAATCGGCGGTGTGCTGGAGCCTGTGGGGGCCAAGCCGGTGATTATCGAAGACGACGTCTTTCTGGGGGCCGGCGTGGTGATCGTCGAAGGCATAGTGGTGAAAAAGGGTGCGGTGATCGCTCCCGGGGTTTCCCTGTCGGCATCCGTGCCTGTATATGACTGCGTTAATCAGCAGATGCTGGAAAAGGGCGCTGCCATTCCCGAGCGCGCCGTGGTGGTACCCGGCACCCGGCCGGTAAAAGGCGACTGGGGCAATGAGCTGGGGCTGACCATGGCCTGTGCGCTCATCGTGAAATACCGGGATGAAAAAAGTGATGCCTCACTCACCCTGGAATCCGTGCTCAGGTAG
- the dapA gene encoding 4-hydroxy-tetrahydrodipicolinate synthase, whose translation MNQIQVSNLSLNCPLWTALVTPFHANGAIDFASLETIARDQADAGNGILLLGSTGEGLALSGDEQLSIVEHICRLSLPVPLMVAVGGYDLAAQLEWINTCNRLPVHAYLLGSPLYAKPGPEGQYLWFSALLEQAAYPCMLYNVPSRSGINLDAETLARLQHFDNCWALKEASGELEQFLRYRQACPELALYSGEDAMMPYLASAGARGLVSVCANAWPEATRAYVELSLASENQGLFPLWQNAIAPLFAVANPVPVKQLMFEQQVLSSPALRPPLTHTELPDSGNLIQQDQLISQWQAQRQGQDARFS comes from the coding sequence ATGAATCAAATACAAGTATCTAATCTATCTCTTAATTGTCCCCTGTGGACAGCCCTGGTCACGCCTTTTCACGCAAACGGCGCCATCGATTTTGCCAGTCTGGAAACTATTGCCCGGGATCAGGCAGATGCCGGCAACGGCATCTTACTCTTAGGCAGTACAGGCGAAGGCCTGGCCTTATCCGGCGATGAACAGCTGAGCATAGTGGAGCATATCTGCCGTTTATCCTTGCCCGTGCCGCTGATGGTGGCTGTCGGCGGTTATGATCTGGCTGCCCAGCTGGAGTGGATCAACACCTGCAACCGTTTGCCGGTGCATGCCTATCTCCTGGGCAGTCCCTTATATGCCAAACCCGGCCCAGAAGGCCAGTATCTGTGGTTCAGCGCCTTGCTGGAGCAGGCCGCTTATCCCTGCATGTTATACAACGTGCCTTCCAGAAGCGGTATCAACCTGGATGCCGAAACCCTGGCCAGGCTGCAGCACTTTGATAACTGCTGGGCATTGAAAGAGGCCAGCGGCGAACTGGAGCAGTTTCTCCGCTATCGCCAGGCCTGTCCCGAACTGGCTTTATACAGCGGCGAAGATGCCATGATGCCTTACCTGGCCAGCGCCGGGGCACGGGGACTTGTCTCTGTTTGCGCCAATGCCTGGCCCGAAGCGACCCGGGCCTATGTGGAGTTATCCCTGGCTTCGGAAAATCAGGGTCTGTTTCCCTTGTGGCAAAACGCCATAGCACCGCTTTTTGCCGTGGCAAACCCTGTGCCGGTGAAGCAGCTGATGTTTGAACAGCAGGTGCTGAGTTCACCGGCCCTGCGTCCGCCTCTGACCCATACCGAACTGCCCGACAGCGGCAACCTGATCCAGCAGGACCAGCTGATCAGCCAGTGGCAGGCGCAGCGGCAGGGGCAGGACGCCCGGTTTAGTTAA